One genomic window of Struthio camelus isolate bStrCam1 chromosome 1, bStrCam1.hap1, whole genome shotgun sequence includes the following:
- the CHD4 gene encoding chromodomain-helicase-DNA-binding protein 4: MASGIGSPSPCSGGSDDDDMEILLNNAISQHQEPEEEPEEELLSEAETPKIKKKKKPKKLKEPKVPKLSKRQKKELGDSSGEGNEFVEEEEEVLRSDSEGSDYTPGKKKKKKLGPKKEKKNKVKRKEEEEEEEEDDDSKEPKSSAQLLEDWGMEDIDHIFTEEDYRTLTNYKAFSQFVRPLIAAKNPKIAVSKMMMVLGAKWREFSTNNPFKGSSGASVAAAAAAAVAVVESMVTNVDAVLPQPPVDVPLRKAKTKEGKGPNARRKPKASPRIPDMKKPKTKKVAPLKIKLGGFGSKRKRSSSEDDDLDVESDFDDASINSYSVSDGSTSRSSRSRKKLKAGKKKKKGEDDSTVAVDGYETDHQDYCEVCQQGGEIILCDTCPRAYHMVCLDPDMEKAPEGKWSCPHCEKEGIQWEAKEDNSEGEEILEDVVGDAEEEDDHHMEFCRVCKDGGELLCCDACPSSYHIHCLNPPLPEIPNGEWLCPRCTCPALKGKVQKILIWKWGQPPVGPPPPRPPDADPNAPPPKPLEGRPERQFFVKWQGMSYWHCSWVSELQLELHCQVMFRNYQRKNDMDEPPSGDFGGEEEKSRKRKNKDPKYAEMEERFYRYGIKPEWMMIHRILNHSVDKKGNVHYLIKWRDLPYDQASWESEDVDIQDYDLYKQAYWNHRELMRGEEGRPGKKLKKVKMRKLERPPDTPTVDPTVKYDRQPEYLDVTGGTLHPYQLEGLNWLRFSWAQGTDTILADEMGLGKTVQTAVFLYSLYKEGHSKGPFLVSAPLSTIINWEREFEMWAPDMYVVTYVGDKDSRAIIRENEFTFEDNAIRGGKKASRMKKEAAVKFHVLLTSYELITIDMAILGSIDWACLIVDEAHRLKNNQSKFFRVLNGYSLQHKLLLTGTPLQNNLEELFHLLNFLTPERFHNLEGFLEEFADIAKEDQIKKLHDMLGPHMLRRLKADVFKNMPSKTELIVRVELSPMQKKYYKYILTRNFEALNARGGGNQVSLLNVVMDLKKCCNHPYLFPVAAMEAPKMPNGMYDGSALIRASGKLLLLQKMLKNLKEGGHRVLIFSQMTKMLDLLEDFLEHEGYKYERIDGGITGNMRQEAIDRFNAPGAQQFCFLLSTRAGGLGINLATADTVIIYDSDWNPHNDIQAFSRAHRIGQNKKVMIYRFVTRASVEERITQVAKKKMMLTHLVVRPGLGSKTGSMSKQELDDILKFGTEELFKDEATEGGDNKEGEDSSVIHYDDKAIERLLDRNQDETEDTELQGMNEYLSSFKVAQYVVREEEMGEEEEVEREIIKQEESVDPDYWEKLLRHHYEQQQEDLARNLGKGKRIRKQVNYNDGSQEDRDWQDDQSDNQSDYSVASEEGDEDFDERSEAAFLSSAARRPSRKGLRNDKDKPLPPLLARVGGNIEVLGFNARQRKAFLNAIMRYGMPPQDAFTTQWLVRDLRGKSEKEFKAYVSLFMRHLCEPGADGAETFADGVPREGLSRQHVLTRIGVMSLIRKKVQEFEHVNGRWSMPELAEIEENKKLSQPSSPSPKTPTPSTPGDTQPNTPAPVPPPEEGIKVEEGANTKEQGEATEPEKELNASATETEVPMECAQPVETPPQEAKSPVNPAEADEKKLEEPEVKERPDEPMEVESKADVEKVEDRASVEPPPEPPIITLDEKEEKRDDDKRDVVMLQNGEMLKESVDERHKKAVKQRFMFNIADGGFTELHSLWQNEERAATVTKKTYEIWHRRHDYWLLAGIINHGYARWQDIQNDPRYAILNEPFKGEMNRGNFLEIKNKFLARRFKLLEQALVIEEQLRRAAYLNMSEDPSHPSMALNTRFAEVECLAESHQHLSKESMAGNKPANAVLHKVLKQLEELLSDMKADVTRLPATIARIPPVAVRLQMSERNILSRLANRSSEPPPPPPPQQVAQQQ, encoded by the exons ctggGGGACAGCTCTGGTGAGGGGAATGAGTTtgtggaggaagaagaggaggtgtTGCGCTCAGACAGTGAGGGCAGTGACTATActcctgggaagaagaaaaagaagaaattagggcccaagaaagaaaagaaaaacaaagtcaagcgcaaggaggaggaagaggaggaggaagaggatgatgatTCCAAG GAGCCCAAGTCATCTGCTCAGCTCCTGGAGGACTGGGGCATGGAGGATATTGATCACATCTTCACAGAGGAGGATTATCGCACTCTCACCAACTACAAGGCTTTCAGCCAGTTTGTCAG GCCACTTATTGCAGCCAAGAACCCTAAAATAGCTGTGTCAAAGATGATGATGGTGTTGGGAGCCAAATGGAGGGAGTTCAGCACAAACAACCCCTTCAAGGGAAGCTCAGGTGCATCtgtggcagctgcagcagctgcagctgttgCAGTAGTGGAAAGTATGGTGACCAATGTGGATGCTGtcctgccacagccccctgtAGATGTGCCACTCAGGAAAGCCAAGACAAAGGAGGGCAAAG GACCCAATGCTCGGCGGAAGCCAAAGGCCAGTCCTCGTATTCCTGACATGAAGAAACCTAAAACAAAGAAGGTGGCACCTTTGAAAATCAAACTGGGAGGATTTGGTTCCAAGCGTAAGAGATCATCA AGTGAAGATGATGATCTGGATGTGGAATCAGACTTTGATGATGCCAGCATCAACAGCTACTCTGTTTCAGATGGATCTACAAGCCGTAGTAGCCGCAGTCGCAAAAAACTCAaagctgggaaaaagaaaaagaaag GTGAGGATGACTCCACAGTGGCTGTGGACGGCTATGAGACCGATCACCAGGACTACTGTGAGGTTTGCCAGCAGGGAGGAGAAATTATATTGTGTGATACCTGCCCTCGTGCCTACCACATGGTTTGCCTGGACCCAGACATGGAGAAAGCCCCAGAGGGCAAATGGAGCTGCCCACACTGT gaaaaagaaggcattcagtggGAAGCAAAGGAGGATAACTCTGAAGGTGAGGAGATCCTGGAGGATGTTGTGGGGGATGCTGAAGAAGAGGATGACCACCATATGGAGTTCTGTCGAGTCTGCAAGGATGGAGgagagctgctgtgctgtgaTGCCTGTCCTTCATCCTACCACATCCACTGTCTGAATCCCCCATTGCCAGAGATCCCCAATGGGGAGTGGCTGTGTCCCCGCTGCACT TGCCCAGCTTTAAAAGGAAAGGTGCAGAAGATCTTGATTTGGAAATGGGGCCAGCCCCCAGTTGGCCCCCCGCCACCGCGTCCACCTGATGCAGATCCTAACGCTCCTCCCCCTAAGCCTCTCGAGGGTCGGCCTGAAAGGCAGTTCTTTGTCAAATGGCAGGGTATGTCCTATTGGCACTGCTCTTGGGTGTCAGAGCTGCAG TTGGAGCTACACTGTCAGGTCATGTTTCGGAACTACCAGCGTAAGAATGATATGGACGAGCCACCCTCTGGGGActttggaggggaggaggagaaaagccgaaagagaaaaaacaaggacCCTAAATACGCTGAGATGGAGGAACGCTTCTACCGATATGGAATCAAGCCTGAGTGGATGATGATCCACAGGATCCTCAACCACAG TGTGGATAAGAAGGGGAATGTCCACTATTTGATTAAGTGGAGAGACCTTCCCTATGACCAGGCTTCCTGGGAAAGTGAGGATGTGGATATCCAGGATTATGACCTCTATAAGCAAGCCTACTGGAATCACAG GGAGCTGATGAGAGGTGAAGAGGGAAGACCTGGTAAGAAGTTAAAGAAAGTGAAGATGCGGAAACTGGAAAGGCCGCCTGATACTCCCACAGTGGAT CCAACAGTGAAGTATGACCGGCAACCAGAATACCTTGATGTGACAGGGGGAACCTTGCATCCCTACCAACTGGAAGGACTGAACTGGCTGCGCTTCTCCTGGGCCCAGGGCACAGATACAATCTTGGCTGATGAAATGGGTCTGGGAAAGACTGTGCAAACAGCTGTGTTCCTATATTCCCTATACAAAGAG GGCCACTCAAAAGGACCCTTCTTGGTGAGTGCTCCACTCTCCACAATCATCAACTGGGAACGAGAATTTGAGATGTGGGCTCCAGATATGTATGTGGTGACTTACGTGGGGGATAAAGACAGCCGGGCCATCATCCGTGAGAATGAATTCACCTTTGAAGATAACGCCATACGTGGAGGCAAAAAGGCATCCAGGATGAAG AAGGAGGCAGCTGTGAAGTTCCATGTACTTCTCACCTCTTATGAACTGATCACAATTGATATGGCCATACTGGGTTCTATTGACTGGGCCTGTCTCATTGTGGATGAAGCTCACCGACTGAAGAACAATCAGTCTAAG TTTTTCCGGGTGCTGAATGGCTACTCCCTCCAGCATAAATTGCTGCTTACAGGAACTCCCCTGCAGAACAACCTGGAAGAACTATTCCACCTGCTGAACTTCCTGACACCAGAGAGATTCCA TAACTTGGAGGGCTTCCTAGAAGAGTTTGCAGATATTGCTAAGGAAGATCAGATAAAGAAGCTGCATGACATGCTGGGCCCACACATGCTCAGGCGCCTCAAAGCTGATGTTTTCAAGAATATGCCGTCTAAGACTGAACTTATTGTCAGAGTGGAGCTGAGCCCCATGCAGAA GAaatattataaatacattttgacAAGAAACTTTGAGGCACTGAACGCACGTGGTGGTGGTAACCAAGTTTCCCTGCTCAACGTTGTTATGGATCTGAAGAAGTGCTGTAACCACCCCTACCTCTTTCCTGTGGCTGCTATG gaaGCTCCAAAAATGCCAAATGGCATGTATGATGGTAGTGCTCTTATTCGAGCATCTGGAAAGCTGTTGCTCCTCCAGAAGATGTTAAAGAATCTTAAGGAAGGAGGTCATAGGGTGCTCATATTCTCACAG ATGACTAAAATGTTGGACCTTTTAGAAGACTTTCTGGAACATGAAGGGTACAAATATGAGCGGATTGATGGTGGAATCACAGGGAACATGCGTCAGGAGGCTATTGATCGCTTCAATG CTCCTGGTGCTCAgcagttctgctttctgctttcaaCTCGAGCTGGGGGTCTTGGTATTAACTTGGCTACAGCAGACACTGTGATTATCTATGATTCAGACTGGAATCCCCACAATGACATTCAG GCCTTCAGTCGTGCACACAGAATTGGACAGAACAAGAAAGTGATGATCTATCGCTTTGTGACAAGGGCTTCAGTGGAGGAGCGTATCACTCAGGTGGCCAAAAAGAAAATGATGCTAACTCATCTAGTAGTGAGGCCAGGGTTGGGCTCCAAGACAGGCTCCATGTCCAAACAGGAACTTGATGACATCCTCAAATTTGGCACCGAAGAGCTCTTCAAGGATGAGGCTACCGAGGGGG GGGATAACAAAGAAGGTGAAGACAGCAGCGTCATCCACTATGATGACAAAGCGATTGAGCGTTTGTTGGACCGAAACCAGGATGAAACAGAAGACACGGAACTTCAGGGCATGAACGAATATCTCAGCTCTTTCAAGGTGGCGCAGTATGTGGTTCGTGAAGAAGAGATGGGG gaggaagaggaggttgaACGGGAGATCATTAAGCAAGAGGAATCTGTAGACCCCGATTACTGGGAAAAACTGCTGCGTCACCATTATGAGCAGCAACAGGAGGATCTGGCCAGGAATCTGGGCAAGGGCAAACGTATTCGCAAGCAGGTTAACTACAATGATGGCTCACAGGAGGACAGAG actgGCAGGATGACCAGTCAGATAACCAATCAGATTATTCAGTTGCTTCTGAAGAAGGAGATGAGGACTTCGATGAGAGGTCTGAAG CTGCATTTCTCTCTTCAGCAGCTCGTCGGCCTAGCCGCAAAGGCCTGAGAAATGATAAGGACAAGCCTTTGCCTCCCTTACTTGCTCGTGTGGGAGGGAACATTGAG gTCCTGGGTTTCAATGCCCGCCAGCGAAAAGCCTTCCTTAATGCTATCATGCGCTATGGAATGCCACCTCAGGATGCCTTCACCACTCAGTGGCTTGTTCGGGACCTCCGTGGCAAGTCGGAGAAAGAGTTCAA GGCCTATGTTTCACTATTCATGCGCCATCTATGTGAACCTGGAGCTGATGGTGCAGAGACCTTTGCAGATGGGGTCCCACGGGAAGGCCTTTCTCGACAGCACGTCCTTACTCGCATTGGGGTCATGTCACTCATACGCAAAAAG GTGCAGGAATTTGAGCATGTGAATGGACGTTGGAGCATGCCAGAACTGGCAGAGATAGAGGAGAACAAGAAACTTTCACAGCCAAGCTCACCCTCTCCCAAAACTCCAACCCCTTCAACACCAGGGGACACACAGCCAAATACACCTGCTCCCGTCCCTCCTCCTG AAGAGGGAATAAAGGTAGAAGAAGGAGCAAACACCAAGGAGCAAGGAGAGGCAACTGAACCAGAGAAAGAGCTCAATGCCTCTGCTACTGAAACAGAGGTTCCTATGGAG TGTGCTCAGCCTGTGGAGACACCACCGCAGGAAGCAAAATCTCCAGTGAACCCTGCAGaggcagatgaaaaaaaattagaggaaCCAGAAGTGAAGGAAAGACCAGATGAGCCCATGGAAGTGGAAAGCAAAG CTGATGTGGAGAAAGTGGAAGACAGAGCATCTGTTGAGCCACCCCCTGAACCTCCTATAATCACTCTGGATGAGAAAG aagagaaaagggatGATGATAAGAGAGACGTGGTGATGCTGCAGAATGGAGAGATGCTGAAAGAGTCAGTAGATGAAAGGCACAAGAAGGCAGTAAAGCAGCGCTTCATGTTCAACATAGCTGATGGTGGCTTTACTG AATTACACTCCCTGTGGCAGAATGAAGAGCGGGCTGCGACTGTTACAAAGAAGACCTATGAGATCTGGCATCGGCGTCATGACTACTGGCTCCTTGCTGGGATTATCAA TCATGGCTATGCCCGTTGGCAAGATATTCAGAATGATCCACGTTACGCCATCCTCAATGAACCCTTCAAGGGTGAGATGAACAGGGGCAActtcctggaaataaagaacaagTTCTTGGCAAGGAGATTTAAG CTCCTGGAGCAAGCACTGGTGATTGAGGAGCAGCTGCGGCGAGCTGCCTATCTGAACATGTCGGAAGACCCATCTCACCCTTCTATGGCTCTGAATACACGTTTTGCAGAGGTGGAATGCCTGGCTGAGAGCCACCAGCACCTATCCAAGGAGTCAATGGCTGGGAATAAACCGGCGAATGCTGTGCTGCACAAAG ttctgaAGCAGCTGGAGGAGCTTTTGAGTGATATGAAGGCAGATGTGACTCGTTTGCCTGCCACCATTGCCCGTATCCCACCTGTGGCAGTGCGCCTCCAGATGTCAGAGCGCAACATCCTCAGCCGACTAGCCAACcgcagcagtgaaccccctccaccaccacctccccagcaA GTGGCCCAGCAGCAATGA
- the NOP2 gene encoding 28S rRNA (cytosine(4447)-C(5))-methyltransferase: protein MGRKLDPARKEKRGPGRKARKQRGAEVELARFLPPEAEPGRRKLSSHGRRRAAKRRRAAGEERRGGREPGVKEQVSPSKEKHPKKVVAQPHRCQSGFSDGNSKWLTPAKAKKIQSEDNNVESSSDDEVEEGTWEMEEDGSSEEMVDDYGASSSEEEELLPIEKAALKQKSDRGGLSEDDSEEEEVAEEAGRQKKEQKEEESADLQLNLDVDEQFKLPTDEQIERETAEPPDLHIIHQRIKSNMEVLQDFGVKREEGRTRQEYLALLRRDMAAYYSYSDFLLKKLMDIFPLPELINFLEANEVPRPVTIRTNTLKTRRRDLAQALINRGVNLDPLGKWSKTGLVIYDSSVPIGATPEYLAGHYMLQGASSLLPVMALAPQENERILDMCCAPGGKTSYIAQLMKNTGMILANDSNAERLRSVVGNLHRLGVTNAVVSNCDGRQFPKVLGGFDRVLLDAPCSGTGVISKDPAVKTNKDEKDILRCAHLQKELILSAIDSVNAASETGGYIVYCTCSITVEENEWVVDYALKKRNVRLVATGLDFGKEGFTRFKDRRFHPSLKSTRRFYPHTHNMDGFFIAKFKKFSNAIPKAQKDEEPAVEAASPLPLPDTTVEPQSKKKKLEGSKVAEGQKKPQSALKKRHSLQAQRRPAKAGRPSPRMLRARVPTRKKQRK, encoded by the exons atgGGGCGGAAGCTGGACCCCGCGCGGAAGGAGAAGCGCGGCCCTGGGCGCAAGGCCCGCAAGCAGCGCGGGGCCGAGGTGGAGCTGGCCCGCTTCCTGCCGCCAG AGGCAGAGCCCGGCCGGAGGAAGCTGTCCAGCCACGGGCGCAGGag gGCTGCGaagaggcggcgggcggcgggcgaggagcggcgcggggggcgggagcCCGGAG TTAAGGAGCAGGTATCCCCATCGAAGGAGAAACACCCCAAAAAGGTAGTAGCGCAACCCCATCGTTGCCAGTCTGGCTTCAGCGATGGCAATTCAAAATGGCTGACTCCAGCCAAAGCCAAGAAAATCCAGTCTGAAGACAACAACGTGGAGTCATCCAGTGATGATGAGGTGGAAGAGGGCACCTgggagatggaggaggatggGAGCAGCGAGGAGATGGTCGATGATTATGGTGCCtcttcctctgaggaagaagag TTGCTGCCCATTGAAAAAGCCGCCCTGAAGCAGAAATCTGATAG GGGAGGCCTTAGTGAAGATGACAGTGAAGAGGAAGAGGTGGCAgaagaggcaggcaggcagaagaaggagcagaaggaagaagagagtgCGGATCTGCAGCTCAATCTGGATGTAGATGAGCAGTTCAAATTGCCAACTGATGAACAGATTGAGAGAGAGA CTGCTGAGCCGCCTGACCTGCACATCATTCaccagcgcatcaagagcaacaTGGAGGTGCTGCAGGACTTTGGGGTGAAGCGAGAGGAAGGACGCACGCGACAGGAGTACCTTGCATTGCTGCGCCGGGACATGGCTGCTTACTATTCCTACAGTGACTTCTTGCTCAAGAAGCTCATGGACATCTTCCCACTTCCTGAG CTGATAAACTTTCTGGAAGCCAATGAAGTTCCTCGCCCAGTGACCATTCGCACCAACACGCTCAAGACGCGGCGACGGGACCTGGCACAG GCTCTAATTAACCGCGGTGTGAATCTTGACCCCCTGGGAAAGTGGTCAAAAACCGGACTTGTTATTTATGACTCCTCTGTGCCTATTG GTGCCACCCCTGAGTATTTGGCTGGCCACTACATGCTGCAAGGAGCTTCCAGTCTCCTCCCTGTCATGGCTCTGGCTCCACAGGAGAACGAACGCATCCTGGATATGTGCTGTGCCCCAGGAGGCAAGACCAGCTACATAG CTCAGCTTATGAAGAACACAGGCATGATCTTGGCCAACGACAGCAATGCTGAGCGGTTACGTAGCGTGGTGGGGAACTTGCATCGGCTGGGAGTCACCAATGCTGTAGTGAGTAACTGCGATGGACGCCAGTTCCCCAAG gtgctgggagGGTTTGACCGTGTCTTGCTTGATGCTCCTTGTAGTGGAACAGGTGTCATTTCCAAGGATCCTGCTGTCAAAACGAATAAG GATGAGAAAGACATCCTGCGCTGTGCTCACCTGCAGAAGGAGCTGATTCTCAGTGCTATTGATTCAGTCAATGCTGCCTCAGAGACAGGGGGCTACATCGTCTACTGTACTTGCTCCATCACA gtggaggagaatGAGTGGGTTGTGGATTATGCCCTGAAGAAACGCAACGTTCGTTTGGTGGCCACGGGCCTGGACTTTGGCAAGGAAGGTTTCACCAG GTTCAAGGACCGTCGCTTCCACCCCTCTCTCAAGTCTACTCGGCGTTTCTATCCTCACACTCACAATATGGATGGGTTCTTCATTGCCAAGTTCAAGAAATTCTCCAATGCCATTCCCAAGGCACAAAAAG atgAAGAACCTGCTGTGGAAGCAGCAAGTCCTTTGCCTCTCCCTGATACCACTGTGGAGCCTCagtcaaaaaagaagaaacttgagGGATCAAAAGTTGCCGAAGGGCAGAAGAAGCCACAGTCTGCTTTGAAGAAGAGACATTCTTTGCAGGCACAGCGCAGACCTGCGAAGGCTGGCCGGCCTTCTCCCCGGATGTTGCGTGCTCGAGTCCCTACcaggaagaagcagagaaagtGA